One region of Triticum aestivum cultivar Chinese Spring chromosome 6B, IWGSC CS RefSeq v2.1, whole genome shotgun sequence genomic DNA includes:
- the LOC123137095 gene encoding uncharacterized protein DDB_G0271670-like, with protein MATAPNMEMIASSLRSCSLNGGGRRPGRRHRHGHARGAEGSNDSEGVTVELNSDVALPYHWQQCLDIRTGQVYYINWEDGTRTTIDPRTPSFCSALSTPRSTCFTSHRAAFTSSSSSGYTSAASSVTGDYGYGYDDSDGYSEGYGDEESSSSSSRSSGVSSVLSSFFPSDEPASSDSGHATSHVLVAVGCRACFMYFMVPKSVGLCPKCGSSGLLHLGASYA; from the exons ATGGCCACTGCTCCCAACATGGAGATGATCGCCTCTTCGCTGCGCAGCTGCTCCCTcaacggcggcggccggcggccgggCCGGCGCCACCGCCACGGCCACGCCAGGGGCGCTGAGGGCAGCAACGACAGCGAGGGCGTCACCGTCGAGCTCAACTCCGACGTCGCCCTGCCCTACCACTGGCAGCAGTGCCTCGACATCCGG ACGGGGCAAGTGTACTACATCAACTGGGAGGACGGCACCCGGACGACTATCGACCCTCGCACGCCGTCCTTTTGCTCCGCCTTGTCGACGCCGCGGTCCACCTGTTTCACTTCACACCGCGCAGCCTTCACTTCGTCGTCCAGCTCTGGCTACACCTCCGCGGCGTCCAGCGTCACCGGCGACTATGGCTACGGCTATGATGACAGCGACGGCTATAGTGAAGGCTACGGCGacgaggagagcagcagcagtagcagccggAGCTCCGGCGTCTCGTCCGTGCTCTCGTCTTTCTTCCCCAGTGACGAGCCCGCCTCCAGCGACAGTGGGCACGCCACCAGCCACGTGCTCGTTGCGGTCGGGTGCAGGGCGTGTTTCATGTACTTCATGGTGCCCAAGAGCGTCGGCCTATGCCCCAAGTGCGGCAGCTCCGGCCTCCTCCACCTCGGAGCCTCTTACGCCTGA
- the LOC123137096 gene encoding phospholipid phosphatase-related protein type 3-like: protein METEDIDINLAYPASPGWTKKSERIKCLALLPENLVTPQLEKMLVPAPYQPPEKKAKKKSKGPKNGPCRKAPPATVSGEVEPVSSCEEDEDEEEEEEDEEEVESDSPLRTRRGKGQPLGPRTGDTEERASGPLGQFGHRVQTQSGAGPKGEAPGRDPYTRDPDPLFFDGELFSHREGRE from the exons ATGGAAACCGAAGACATCGACATCAACCTCGCGTATCCGGCCTCTCCA GGTTGGACCAAGAAgtcggagcggatcaagtgtctggCTCTGTTGCCCGAAAACCTAGTTACTCCTCAGCTGGAgaagatgctagttccggcgccttatcagccaccggagaagaaggccaagaagaagagcaaggggcCCAAGAACGGGCCCTGCCGCAAGGCCCCTCCGGCTACAGTGTCCGGAGAGGTCGAGCCCGTCTCCTCTTGCgaggaagatgaagacgaagaagaggaggaggaggatgaggaggaggtggagagcgaCTCCCCTCTCAGGACGAGGAGGGGGAAAGGACAGCCCCTGGGGCCTAGAACGGGTGACACCGAAGAAAGGGCGAGTGGTCCTCTCGGACAGTTCGGACACAGAGTCCAAACACAGTCTGGGGCGGGCccaaagggagaagcccctggTCGAGAC CCCTACACGCGAGATCCCGATCCCCTCTTCTTCGACGGGGAACTCTTTAGCCACCGGGAAGGCAGAGAGTGA